The Syngnathus acus chromosome 3, fSynAcu1.2, whole genome shotgun sequence genome includes a window with the following:
- the LOC119120241 gene encoding oocyte zinc finger protein XlCOF6-like isoform X3 translates to MACYHKMADLLSSSWLGLVPSDLLHELEEPECTQIKEETEEPVCAQMKAKDEESRHPHIKEDITMFPLTGVSMKSEEGNGEQHGGPDATIPPLLDNCKGSQAPPSDSDEITSHSSIADNEDEGHREENRKAEPRACVSPPHKTVEGDADRCRGSQADSLLAPLSDSDELTSHSSGTVDEHSKGDMTHHTDKKRWKCSRCDQTFTYKSSLKSHKKIHEGEPFTCSVCGKGYSRKEALKIHTRTHTGEKPFPCSMCDKTFSLKESLMRHTRTHTGEKPFTCVVCGKSYSRKGHLSNHLKAHSAGEKKNFACADCGKSYSQKQSLLWHQKTHTGEKPTCSDCGKEFSTKGALKLHTRTHTGEKPFLCSQCGKTFPLKESLIRHTRTHTGEKPFACSVCAKRYSRKGDLSIHFQTHSASPRKRFTCSDCGKSYSKKAYLNIHLKTQCGENKFACSDCGKSYSQKQNLLHHKKTHTEETLFACSNCGKDFSTKTALKRHTETHTGEKPFVCLVCGKTFALKETLETHTRKHPGEKPFACSVCGNSYSRKVYLSIHLKTHSAEKAFACSDCGKRFYQKKSLLYHTKTHTGEKHFACSVCGKTFSTKGTFKIHTRTHTGEKPFRCSVCDKTFSLKASLIRHTRTHTGGKPFACSLCGQRYTREGDLSIHLKTHSASEEKPFACSDCGESYSHKQSLLWHQKTHTGEKPFACSDCGKCFSTKGSLKIHARTHTGEKPFLCSLCDKTFALKESLIRHTRTHTGEKPFACTFVVKVTLERGI, encoded by the exons ATGGCCTGCTatcacaaaatggccgacttgtTGTCGTCGTCGTGGCTTGGCTTGG TCCCCAGTGATCTCCTTCATGAGCTGGAGGAGCCTGAATGCACCCAAATTAAAGAGGAGACGGAGGAGCCAGTGTGTGCCCAAATGAAAGCCAAAGATGAGGAGTCACGACATCCTCACATTAAAGAAGACATCACCATGTTTCCATTGACTGGTGTCAGCATGAAGAGTGAAGAAGGTAATGGAGAGCAACATGGAGGACCAGACGCCACCATCCCTCCACTTCTAGACAATTGCAAAGGATCCCAAGCTCCACCGTCAGACAGTGACGAGATAACGTCACACTCTTCTATTGCTGATAATGAAGATGAAGGTCATCGTGAGGAGAACAGAAAAGCGGAGCCTCGGGCTTGCGTCTCACCTCCACACAAGACGGTAGAAGGTGATGCAGACCGCTGTAGAGGATCACAAGCAGACAGCCTCCTTGCTCCGCTATCAGATAgcga TGAACTAACCTCACACTCTTCTGGCACTGTTGATGAACACTCCAAAGGTGATATGACGCATCACACTGACAAGAAACGCTGGAAATGTTCTCGGTGTGATCAAACCTTTACCTACAAGTCATCCTTgaaaagccacaaaaaaatacacgAAGGGGAACCTTTtacctgctcagtttgtggtaaAGGTTATTCTAGAAAGGAAGCATTAAAAAttcacacaagaacacacactggagaAAAACCTTTTCCTTGTTCCATGTgtgataaaacattttctttgaagGAAAGCCTAATGagacacacaagaacacacactggggaaAAACCGTTTACCTGCGTAGTTTGTGGTAAAAGTTATTCTAGAAAGGGGCATTTAAGCAATCATTTAAAAGCACATTCTgctggtgaaaaaaaaaattttgccTGCGCAGATTGTGGTAAAAGCTATTCTCAAAAGCAAAGCCTTTTATGGcaccaaaaaacacacactggggaAAAACCTACCTGCTCCGATTGCGGCAAAGAATTTTCCACAAAGGGAGCATTAAAGCTTCACACAAGAACGCACACTGGAGAAAAACCTTTTCTTTGTTCGCAGTGTGGTAAAACATTTCCTTTGAAGGAAAGCTTAATAAGACACACAAGAACGCACACTGGGGAAAAACCTTttgcctgctcagtttgtgctAAAAGGTACTCTAGAAAAGGGGATTTAAGCATTCATTTCCAAACGCATAGTGCGAGCCCAAGAAAACGCTTTACCTGCTCAGATTGTGGTAAAAGTTACTCTAAAAAGGCGTATTTAAACATTCATCTCAAAACACAATGtggggaaaacaaatttgCCTGCTCAGATTGCGGTAAAAGCTATTCTCAAAAGCAAAACTTATtacatcacaaaaaaacacacactgagGAAACCCTTTTTGCCTGCTCTAATTGTGGCAAAGATTTTTCGACAAAGACGGCATTAAAACGtcacacagaaacacacactggagagaaaccttttgtttgtttggtgtgTGGCAAAACATTTGCTCTGAAAGAAACCTTAGAAACGCACACAAGAAAACACCCTGGGGAAAAACCTTttgcctgctcagtttgtggtaaTAGTTACTCTAGAAAGGTGTATTTaagcattcatttaaaaacacatagtGCCGAAAAAGCTTTTGCCTGCTCAGATTGTGGTAAAAGGTTTTATCAAAAGAAAAGCTTATTatatcacacaaaaacacacactggggaaaaacattttgcctgCTCTGTTTGTGGCAAAACGTTTTCTACCAAGGGAACATTCAAAAttcacacaagaacacacactggagaAAAACCTTTTCGTTGTTCCGTGTGTGATAAAACATTTTCGTTGAAAGCAAGCTTAATaagacacacaagaacacacactgggggaAAACCTTTTGCCTGCTCACTTTGTGGTCAAAGGTACACTAGAGAGGGTGATTTaagcattcatttaaaaacacatagtGCGAGTGAGGAAAAACCTTTTGCCTGCTCAGATTGTGGTGAAAGCTATTCTCACAAGCAAAGCCTTTTATGGcaccaaaaaacacacactggggaAAAACCTTTTGCCTGCTCTGATTGTGGCAAATGTTTTTCGACAAAGGGATCATTAAAAATTCAcgcaagaacacacactggagaAAAACCTTTTCTTTGTTCGCTGTGtgataaaacatttgctttgaaGGAAAGCTTAATaagacacacaagaacacacaccgGGGAAAAACCTTTTGCCTGCACA TTTGTGGTAAAAGTTACTCTAGAAAgggggatttaa
- the LOC119120241 gene encoding zinc finger protein 585A-like isoform X1, with protein MACYHKMADLLSSSWLGLVPSDLLHELEEPECTQIKEETEEPVCAQMKAKDEESRHPHIKEDITMFPLTGVSMKSEEGNGEQHGGPDATIPPLLDNCKGSQAPPSDSDEITSHSSIADNEDEGHREENRKAEPRACVSPPHKTVEGDADRCRGSQADSLLAPLSDSDELTSHSSGTVDEHSKGDMTHHTDKKRWKCSRCDQTFTYKSSLKSHKKIHEGEPFTCSVCGKGYSRKEALKIHTRTHTGEKPFPCSMCDKTFSLKESLMRHTRTHTGEKPFTCVVCGKSYSRKGHLSNHLKAHSAGEKKNFACADCGKSYSQKQSLLWHQKTHTGEKPTCSDCGKEFSTKGALKLHTRTHTGEKPFLCSQCGKTFPLKESLIRHTRTHTGEKPFACSVCAKRYSRKGDLSIHFQTHSASPRKRFTCSDCGKSYSKKAYLNIHLKTQCGENKFACSDCGKSYSQKQNLLHHKKTHTEETLFACSNCGKDFSTKTALKRHTETHTGEKPFVCLVCGKTFALKETLETHTRKHPGEKPFACSVCGNSYSRKVYLSIHLKTHSAEKAFACSDCGKRFYQKKSLLYHTKTHTGEKHFACSVCGKTFSTKGTFKIHTRTHTGEKPFRCSVCDKTFSLKASLIRHTRTHTGGKPFACSLCGQRYTREGDLSIHLKTHSASEEKPFACSDCGESYSHKQSLLWHQKTHTGEKPFACSDCGKCFSTKGSLKIHARTHTGEKPFLCSLCDKTFALKESLIRHTRTHTGEKPFACTVCGKSYSRKGDLSIHLKTHSVGAQTRFTCSDCGKSYSKKAYLNIHLKTHSEEKLFACSDCGKSFCTKGSLKNHTKTHTGQKPFLCLVCDKTFALKESLIRHTRMHTGEKPFACTVCGKSYSRKGDLKKHISLGSCNSE; from the exons ATGGCCTGCTatcacaaaatggccgacttgtTGTCGTCGTCGTGGCTTGGCTTGG TCCCCAGTGATCTCCTTCATGAGCTGGAGGAGCCTGAATGCACCCAAATTAAAGAGGAGACGGAGGAGCCAGTGTGTGCCCAAATGAAAGCCAAAGATGAGGAGTCACGACATCCTCACATTAAAGAAGACATCACCATGTTTCCATTGACTGGTGTCAGCATGAAGAGTGAAGAAGGTAATGGAGAGCAACATGGAGGACCAGACGCCACCATCCCTCCACTTCTAGACAATTGCAAAGGATCCCAAGCTCCACCGTCAGACAGTGACGAGATAACGTCACACTCTTCTATTGCTGATAATGAAGATGAAGGTCATCGTGAGGAGAACAGAAAAGCGGAGCCTCGGGCTTGCGTCTCACCTCCACACAAGACGGTAGAAGGTGATGCAGACCGCTGTAGAGGATCACAAGCAGACAGCCTCCTTGCTCCGCTATCAGATAgcga TGAACTAACCTCACACTCTTCTGGCACTGTTGATGAACACTCCAAAGGTGATATGACGCATCACACTGACAAGAAACGCTGGAAATGTTCTCGGTGTGATCAAACCTTTACCTACAAGTCATCCTTgaaaagccacaaaaaaatacacgAAGGGGAACCTTTtacctgctcagtttgtggtaaAGGTTATTCTAGAAAGGAAGCATTAAAAAttcacacaagaacacacactggagaAAAACCTTTTCCTTGTTCCATGTgtgataaaacattttctttgaagGAAAGCCTAATGagacacacaagaacacacactggggaaAAACCGTTTACCTGCGTAGTTTGTGGTAAAAGTTATTCTAGAAAGGGGCATTTAAGCAATCATTTAAAAGCACATTCTgctggtgaaaaaaaaaattttgccTGCGCAGATTGTGGTAAAAGCTATTCTCAAAAGCAAAGCCTTTTATGGcaccaaaaaacacacactggggaAAAACCTACCTGCTCCGATTGCGGCAAAGAATTTTCCACAAAGGGAGCATTAAAGCTTCACACAAGAACGCACACTGGAGAAAAACCTTTTCTTTGTTCGCAGTGTGGTAAAACATTTCCTTTGAAGGAAAGCTTAATAAGACACACAAGAACGCACACTGGGGAAAAACCTTttgcctgctcagtttgtgctAAAAGGTACTCTAGAAAAGGGGATTTAAGCATTCATTTCCAAACGCATAGTGCGAGCCCAAGAAAACGCTTTACCTGCTCAGATTGTGGTAAAAGTTACTCTAAAAAGGCGTATTTAAACATTCATCTCAAAACACAATGtggggaaaacaaatttgCCTGCTCAGATTGCGGTAAAAGCTATTCTCAAAAGCAAAACTTATtacatcacaaaaaaacacacactgagGAAACCCTTTTTGCCTGCTCTAATTGTGGCAAAGATTTTTCGACAAAGACGGCATTAAAACGtcacacagaaacacacactggagagaaaccttttgtttgtttggtgtgTGGCAAAACATTTGCTCTGAAAGAAACCTTAGAAACGCACACAAGAAAACACCCTGGGGAAAAACCTTttgcctgctcagtttgtggtaaTAGTTACTCTAGAAAGGTGTATTTaagcattcatttaaaaacacatagtGCCGAAAAAGCTTTTGCCTGCTCAGATTGTGGTAAAAGGTTTTATCAAAAGAAAAGCTTATTatatcacacaaaaacacacactggggaaaaacattttgcctgCTCTGTTTGTGGCAAAACGTTTTCTACCAAGGGAACATTCAAAAttcacacaagaacacacactggagaAAAACCTTTTCGTTGTTCCGTGTGTGATAAAACATTTTCGTTGAAAGCAAGCTTAATaagacacacaagaacacacactgggggaAAACCTTTTGCCTGCTCACTTTGTGGTCAAAGGTACACTAGAGAGGGTGATTTaagcattcatttaaaaacacatagtGCGAGTGAGGAAAAACCTTTTGCCTGCTCAGATTGTGGTGAAAGCTATTCTCACAAGCAAAGCCTTTTATGGcaccaaaaaacacacactggggaAAAACCTTTTGCCTGCTCTGATTGTGGCAAATGTTTTTCGACAAAGGGATCATTAAAAATTCAcgcaagaacacacactggagaAAAACCTTTTCTTTGTTCGCTGTGtgataaaacatttgctttgaaGGAAAGCTTAATaagacacacaagaacacacaccgGGGAAAAACCTTTTGCCTGCACAGTTTGTGGTAAAAGTTACTCTAGAAAGGGGGATTTaagcattcatttaaaaacacatagtGTGGGTGCGCAAACACGTTTTACCTGCTCAGATTGTGGTAAAAGTTACTCTAAAAAAGCATATTtaaacattcatttaaaaacacatagtGAGGAAAAACTTTTTGCCTGCTCTGATTGTGGCAAATCTTTTTGTACAAAGGGATCATtaaaaaatcacacaaaaacacacactggacaaaaaccttttctttgtttggtgtgtgataaaacatttgctttgaaGGAAAGCTTAATCAGACACACAAGAATGCACACTGGGGAAAAACCTTTTGCCTGCACAGTTTGTGGTAAAAGTTACTCTAGAAAgggggatttaaaaaaacacatttcactgGGGTCATGTAATAGTGAATAA
- the LOC119120898 gene encoding trace amine-associated receptor 13c-like, whose translation MTALLNQTDAVGNCALLLATTESLLNLTPASQAKVISEQPAAPLCTVCCCGFLNRAFAVAFMLSLTFAIVIGNVITLTVFVQTRQSRTPQGYLKVSLAIADMMVGVLVVPFSVYTEVSLMVTYTPPVWYQGGWASQRSPWQPCMLIGPVFAGCTFVSISTIFLMTVERSVAILWPLHKDALVTRRRTLLLILLSWAASFLLALAPLLFSSNFTLEYNECSRMCNYSPVLLGNRLPHDANILLLFPVFDFTLLGGTLAINIMSFTSIKQYSRRRKLLSEGSLTEGGGGGSCPHHRPSFSDIKAAKTISILTFAFTASFSPIAVFVLGNVVGYTWCNFSFVAFWILTANSCCNVIIYSVRDHRFRKGVTLLFQRDQRYPPQEEKA comes from the exons ATGACTGCTTTGTTGAACCAAACGGATGCGGTTGGCAATTGTGCCCTTCTGCTGGCGACGACAGAGTCTCTTTTGAACCTGACTCCAGCTTCCCAGGCCAAAGTGATATCGGAGCAGCCGGCGGCTCCTCTCTGTACAGTCTGCTGCTGTGGCTTTCTCAATCGTGCCTTTGCGGTTGCTTTCATGCTCAGCCTGACTTTTGCCATAGTGATCGGAAATGTTATCACTCTGACTGTATTTGTGCAGACCAGACAGTCCAGGACACCACAAGGCTACTTGAAAG TTTCTCTGGCTATAGCTGACATGATGGTGGGCGTCCTGGTGGTCCCTTTCTCCGTTTACACGGAAGTCTCACTGATGGTAACCTACACGCCTCCCGTTTGGTACCAGGGCGGTTGGGCTTCTCAAAGGAGCCCCTGGCAGCCCTGCATGCTGATTGGACCCGTTTTTGCCGGCTGCACGTTTGTCTCCATCAGCACCATCTTCCTCATGACAGTGGAGCGAAGTGTGGCCATCCTGTGGCCGCTGCACAAGGACGCCCTGGTGACCCGGAGGAGAACTCTTCTCCTCATTCTACTCTCCTGGGCTGCCAGTTTTCTCCTGGCGCTGGCGCCGCTCTTATTCAGCAGCAACTTCACTTTAGAGTACAATGAGTGTAGCCGTATGTGCAACTACTCTCCAGTGTTGCTTGGCAACCGGTTGCCGCATGACGCCAACATCCTGCTGCTCTTCCCAGTCTTTGACTTCACTCTTCTGGGTGGAACGTTGGCCATTAACATTATGTCCTTCACAAGCATCAAGCAGTACTCCAGGAGACGCAAACTGCTCTCCGAGGGGAGTTTGAccgagggaggagggggaggctCATGCCCTCACCACAGACCTTCCTTTTCAGATATTAAGGCCGCTAAGACAATAAGCATCTTAACGTTTGCTTTCACCGCATCCTTCTCCCCCATTGCCGTGTTTGTGCTGGGCAACGTGGTGGGATACACCTGGTGCAACTTCTCCTTTGTTGCCTTCTGGATTCTAACGGCAAACAGTTGCTGTAACGTGATCATCTACAGCGTGAGGGACCATCGTTTTCGGAAGGGCGTGACGTTACTCTTTCAGCGTGATCAGCGCTATCCCCCACAGGAGGAGAAAGCCTGA
- the LOC119120241 gene encoding oocyte zinc finger protein XlCOF6-like isoform X2 codes for MACYHKMADLLSSSWLGLVPSDLLHELEEPECTQIKEETEEPVCAQMKAKDEESRHPHIKEDITMFPLTGVSMKSEEGNGEQHGGPDATIPPLLDNCKGSQAPPSDSDEITSHSSIADNEDEGHREENRKAEPRACVSPPHKTVEGDADRCRGSQADSLLAPLSDSDELTSHSSGTVDEHSKGDMTHHTDKKRWKCSRCDQTFTYKSSLKSHKKIHEGEPFTCSVCGKGYSRKEALKIHTRTHTGEKPFPCSMCDKTFSLKESLMRHTRTHTGEKPFTCVVCGKSYSRKGHLSNHLKAHSAGEKKNFACADCGKSYSQKQSLLWHQKTHTGEKPTCSDCGKEFSTKGALKLHTRTHTGEKPFLCSQCGKTFPLKESLIRHTRTHTGEKPFACSVCAKRYSRKGDLSIHFQTHSASPRKRFTCSDCGKSYSKKAYLNIHLKTQCGENKFACSDCGKSYSQKQNLLHHKKTHTEETLFACSNCGKDFSTKTALKRHTETHTGEKPFVCLVCGKTFALKETLETHTRKHPGEKPFACSVCGNSYSRKVYLSIHLKTHSAEKAFACSDCGKRFYQKKSLLYHTKTHTGEKHFACSVCGKTFSTKGTFKIHTRTHTGEKPFRCSVCDKTFSLKASLIRHTRTHTGEKPFACSDCGESYSHKQSLLWHQKTHTGEKPFACSDCGKCFSTKGSLKIHARTHTGEKPFLCSLCDKTFALKESLIRHTRTHTGEKPFACTVCGKSYSRKGDLSIHLKTHSVGAQTRFTCSDCGKSYSKKAYLNIHLKTHSEEKLFACSDCGKSFCTKGSLKNHTKTHTGQKPFLCLVCDKTFALKESLIRHTRMHTGEKPFACTVCGKSYSRKGDLKKHISLGSCNSE; via the exons ATGGCCTGCTatcacaaaatggccgacttgtTGTCGTCGTCGTGGCTTGGCTTGG TCCCCAGTGATCTCCTTCATGAGCTGGAGGAGCCTGAATGCACCCAAATTAAAGAGGAGACGGAGGAGCCAGTGTGTGCCCAAATGAAAGCCAAAGATGAGGAGTCACGACATCCTCACATTAAAGAAGACATCACCATGTTTCCATTGACTGGTGTCAGCATGAAGAGTGAAGAAGGTAATGGAGAGCAACATGGAGGACCAGACGCCACCATCCCTCCACTTCTAGACAATTGCAAAGGATCCCAAGCTCCACCGTCAGACAGTGACGAGATAACGTCACACTCTTCTATTGCTGATAATGAAGATGAAGGTCATCGTGAGGAGAACAGAAAAGCGGAGCCTCGGGCTTGCGTCTCACCTCCACACAAGACGGTAGAAGGTGATGCAGACCGCTGTAGAGGATCACAAGCAGACAGCCTCCTTGCTCCGCTATCAGATAgcga TGAACTAACCTCACACTCTTCTGGCACTGTTGATGAACACTCCAAAGGTGATATGACGCATCACACTGACAAGAAACGCTGGAAATGTTCTCGGTGTGATCAAACCTTTACCTACAAGTCATCCTTgaaaagccacaaaaaaatacacgAAGGGGAACCTTTtacctgctcagtttgtggtaaAGGTTATTCTAGAAAGGAAGCATTAAAAAttcacacaagaacacacactggagaAAAACCTTTTCCTTGTTCCATGTgtgataaaacattttctttgaagGAAAGCCTAATGagacacacaagaacacacactggggaaAAACCGTTTACCTGCGTAGTTTGTGGTAAAAGTTATTCTAGAAAGGGGCATTTAAGCAATCATTTAAAAGCACATTCTgctggtgaaaaaaaaaattttgccTGCGCAGATTGTGGTAAAAGCTATTCTCAAAAGCAAAGCCTTTTATGGcaccaaaaaacacacactggggaAAAACCTACCTGCTCCGATTGCGGCAAAGAATTTTCCACAAAGGGAGCATTAAAGCTTCACACAAGAACGCACACTGGAGAAAAACCTTTTCTTTGTTCGCAGTGTGGTAAAACATTTCCTTTGAAGGAAAGCTTAATAAGACACACAAGAACGCACACTGGGGAAAAACCTTttgcctgctcagtttgtgctAAAAGGTACTCTAGAAAAGGGGATTTAAGCATTCATTTCCAAACGCATAGTGCGAGCCCAAGAAAACGCTTTACCTGCTCAGATTGTGGTAAAAGTTACTCTAAAAAGGCGTATTTAAACATTCATCTCAAAACACAATGtggggaaaacaaatttgCCTGCTCAGATTGCGGTAAAAGCTATTCTCAAAAGCAAAACTTATtacatcacaaaaaaacacacactgagGAAACCCTTTTTGCCTGCTCTAATTGTGGCAAAGATTTTTCGACAAAGACGGCATTAAAACGtcacacagaaacacacactggagagaaaccttttgtttgtttggtgtgTGGCAAAACATTTGCTCTGAAAGAAACCTTAGAAACGCACACAAGAAAACACCCTGGGGAAAAACCTTttgcctgctcagtttgtggtaaTAGTTACTCTAGAAAGGTGTATTTaagcattcatttaaaaacacatagtGCCGAAAAAGCTTTTGCCTGCTCAGATTGTGGTAAAAGGTTTTATCAAAAGAAAAGCTTATTatatcacacaaaaacacacactggggaaaaacattttgcctgCTCTGTTTGTGGCAAAACGTTTTCTACCAAGGGAACATTCAAAAttcacacaagaacacacactggagaAAAACCTTTTCGTTGTTCCGTGTGTGATAAAACATTTTCGTTGAAAGCAAGCTTAATaagacacacaagaacacacactggg GAAAAACCTTTTGCCTGCTCAGATTGTGGTGAAAGCTATTCTCACAAGCAAAGCCTTTTATGGcaccaaaaaacacacactggggaAAAACCTTTTGCCTGCTCTGATTGTGGCAAATGTTTTTCGACAAAGGGATCATTAAAAATTCAcgcaagaacacacactggagaAAAACCTTTTCTTTGTTCGCTGTGtgataaaacatttgctttgaaGGAAAGCTTAATaagacacacaagaacacacaccgGGGAAAAACCTTTTGCCTGCACAGTTTGTGGTAAAAGTTACTCTAGAAAGGGGGATTTaagcattcatttaaaaacacatagtGTGGGTGCGCAAACACGTTTTACCTGCTCAGATTGTGGTAAAAGTTACTCTAAAAAAGCATATTtaaacattcatttaaaaacacatagtGAGGAAAAACTTTTTGCCTGCTCTGATTGTGGCAAATCTTTTTGTACAAAGGGATCATtaaaaaatcacacaaaaacacacactggacaaaaaccttttctttgtttggtgtgtgataaaacatttgctttgaaGGAAAGCTTAATCAGACACACAAGAATGCACACTGGGGAAAAACCTTTTGCCTGCACAGTTTGTGGTAAAAGTTACTCTAGAAAgggggatttaaaaaaacacatttcactgGGGTCATGTAATAGTGAATAA
- the dpep1 gene encoding dipeptidase 1, which yields MSLGVSLLLCATCWSVSLGEDSYTARALKLMSETPLIDGHNDLPWQLREQFNNQLNKVDLNTLAMTHTNIPKIKTGHLGAQFWSAYVPCESQYKDAVRQTLEQIDVVHRMCHKYPNAFMFATSSQDIMAAFKVNKTASLIGVEGGHSIDSSLGTLRTFYNLGVRYLTLTHSCNVPWADNWLVDTGSEPSEHNGLSPFGKQVLAEMNRLGMLIDLSHVPVSVMQQALDLSKAPVIFSHSSAYTVCPHKRNVPDDILKRVNESGGIVMINFYNDYVSCSPTATLANVADHFDHIKKVGGAGIIGFGGDYDGVQRLPEGLEDVSKVPSLVAELLRRGWSDEEVKAALGNNLLRVLKRAEEVRDSLSKLMPDDLPIPLDEVKNPCRTNDGYPNGGTLPSLSMAVLLSTLAFRILI from the exons ATGTCGTTAGGCGTCTCTTTGCTTTTATGCGCCACGTGTTGGTCCGTCTCTTTGGGCGAGGACTCGTACACGGCCAGAGCTCTCAAGCTGATGTCTGAGACGCCGCTCATCGACGG CCACAATGATCTGCCTTGGCAACTGCGCGAACAATTCAACAACCAGCTGAACAAAGTGGACCTAAACACTCTGGCAATGACACACACCAACATCCCAAAAATAAAGACGGGTCACCTGGGAGCGCAG TTCTGGTCGGCCTATGTGCCCTGCGAGTCTCAGTACAAAGATGCCGTTCGACAAACACTGGAGCAGATTGATGTCGTTCACAGGATGTGTCACAAATACCCAAACGCGTTTATGTTTGCCACCAGCAGCCAAG ACATCATGGCGGCGTTCAAAGTCAATAAAACGGCCAGTCTGATTGGCGTGGAGGGGGGTCACTCCATTGACAGCAGTCTGGGCACTCTGCGCACTTTCTACAACTTGGGGGTCCGCTACCTTACCCTCACACATTCCTGCAACGTACCCTG GGCTGATAACTGGCTTGTGGACACTGGATCAGAACCATCTGAACACAACGGCCTGTCTCCTTTTGGCAAG CAAGTGCTTGCGGAAATGAACCGCTTGGGCATGCTGATCGACTTGTCTCACGTGCCCGTGTCAGTGATGCAGCAGGCGCTGGACCTGTCCAAGGCGCCCGTCATCTTCAGCCACTCTTCGGCCTACACCGTCTGTCCACACAAGAGAAACGTTCCTGATGACATTCTCAAGAGAGTG AACGAAAGTGGAGGAATTGTGATGATCAACTTCTACAATGACTACGTTAGCTGCTCCCCCACCGCCACTCTGGCCAACGTCGCCG ATCATTTTGACCACATCAAGAAAGTGGGAGGAGCTGGCATTATCGGTTTCGGTGGGGACTACGATGGCGTCCAAAG ACTCCCTGAGGGTCTGGAGGACGTGTCCAAGGTCCCAAGTCTGGTGGCTGAGCTGTTAAGAAGAGGCTGGTCGGATGAGGAAGTCAAGGCCGCTCTGGGAAACAATTTGCTTCGTGTACTCAAACGAGCAGAGGAG GTCCGTGACAGCCTGAGCAAGCTGATGCCAGATGATCTTCCCATCCCGTTGGATGAGGTGAAGAACCCGTGTAGGACCAACGATGGTTACCCCAACGGTGGAACTTTGCCTTCACTCAGCATGGCCGTTCTTCTTTCAACGTTGGCCTTTCGGATCCTCATCTAA